In Shouchella patagoniensis, the following are encoded in one genomic region:
- a CDS encoding DUF4440 domain-containing protein has product MSKALMSDHILQLEKELMTYTYDALNEHLAEDFIEFGSSGTIYTKQDQLVAWRKNDSTTSHSVSNFAINPLSAEIILATYETIRNDRRISLRSSIWKLNGTRWQMIFHQGTIKAV; this is encoded by the coding sequence ATGAGTAAAGCATTGATGTCAGACCATATTTTACAGCTTGAAAAAGAACTAATGACTTATACATACGACGCTTTAAACGAACACCTTGCTGAAGATTTTATTGAATTTGGTAGTTCCGGTACCATTTATACAAAACAAGACCAGCTTGTTGCATGGCGTAAAAATGACTCTACCACCTCTCATTCTGTTTCAAACTTTGCGATTAACCCATTATCTGCTGAAATCATCTTAGCAACCTATGAAACGATACGAAATGATAGGCGCATTTCATTACGGAGCTCGATTTGGAAATTAAATGGTACGCGTTGGCAAATGATTTTTCATCAAGGAACAATTAAAGCCGTGTAA
- a CDS encoding TVP38/TMEM64 family protein — MILKLVTVFLVVVAIVYVLQSDLLIQLRADDASAQLLDGSLPSLLFISFLFMAVQAVVTVIPLALILFFNYLLFDFWTGYAWSLVTSILGSTIAFYLYRFWLHTIVEKKVSKKWMLRLESRGFWVVLTSRLIPVMPTSLINLASGSSGIRFRSFFSATFIGNALYLIALFLLMEGLVTAEFEWILFSVVAIVAVAVLFRKRLAGYVKGIS; from the coding sequence ATGATTTTAAAACTAGTGACAGTTTTCCTTGTTGTCGTCGCGATTGTGTATGTCTTACAGTCAGACTTGCTAATTCAATTGCGCGCTGACGATGCGAGTGCCCAGTTGCTGGATGGTTCGCTTCCATCTTTATTGTTTATTTCTTTTCTATTTATGGCTGTTCAGGCGGTGGTGACCGTCATTCCTCTTGCACTTATTCTCTTTTTTAATTATTTATTATTTGATTTCTGGACGGGCTACGCTTGGAGTTTGGTAACAAGTATACTTGGGAGTACAATTGCTTTTTATTTGTACCGCTTCTGGCTACATACAATTGTCGAGAAGAAAGTCAGTAAAAAATGGATGCTGCGATTAGAAAGTCGTGGTTTCTGGGTTGTGTTGACGAGCCGTCTAATACCAGTTATGCCAACGAGCTTAATCAATTTAGCTTCAGGAAGTAGTGGAATTCGCTTTCGTTCGTTTTTTAGTGCGACATTTATTGGAAATGCGCTCTATTTAATCGCGTTGTTTTTATTAATGGAAGGACTCGTGACGGCTGAATTCGAATGGATTTTGTTTAGTGTGGTGGCGATTGTCGCTGTAGCTGTCTTATTTCGGAAAAGGTTGGCGGGTTACGTGAAAGGCATATCATAA
- a CDS encoding MarR family winged helix-turn-helix transcriptional regulator: protein MNDLLREVGIISRSLESLSNIEFKEFGLSKGQYLYVVRICEHPGIIQDQLADLVKTDRTTAHRSVAKLVEQGFVEKRNDESNKKIKRLFPLQRAIDIYPILLREEKHSNTQALTGLSAEEAAQFYQLLQKVRANVEQDWEWVKKGNKRDY, encoded by the coding sequence ATGAATGATTTATTACGTGAAGTTGGCATCATCTCACGTTCCCTTGAGTCCCTTAGCAACATTGAGTTTAAAGAGTTTGGGCTTTCGAAAGGCCAATATTTATACGTTGTTCGCATTTGTGAACATCCTGGCATCATCCAAGATCAACTAGCCGACCTTGTAAAAACAGACAGGACAACGGCTCACAGGTCGGTTGCTAAACTCGTTGAACAAGGATTTGTAGAAAAACGAAACGACGAGTCCAATAAGAAAATTAAACGTCTTTTTCCACTTCAACGAGCAATCGACATTTATCCAATCCTTTTACGAGAAGAGAAACACTCAAATACGCAAGCATTAACTGGATTGTCAGCTGAAGAAGCCGCTCAATTTTACCAACTTCTGCAAAAAGTACGTGCCAATGTAGAACAAGATTGGGAATGGGTAAAAAAAGGAAACAAGCGAGACTATTAA